In Aeromicrobium marinum DSM 15272, one genomic interval encodes:
- the pntB gene encoding Re/Si-specific NAD(P)(+) transhydrogenase subunit beta has product MSADTAAQAAYIVAALLFIFSLAGLSKHETARAGITYGIAGMAVALVATVALVIRDAEALAIVLLLGAMAVGAVIGLARARSVEMTGMPELIALLHSFVGLAAVIVGWNGYLEVEGSPDGQGKVLDELLRIHSAEVFIGVFIGAVTFTGSIVAFLKLSARINSSPLVLPGKNLLNLGALAAFGALTIAFVIEPQLWMLIAVTAIALALGWHLVASIGGGDMPVVVSMLNSYSGWAAAAVGFLLNNNLLIVTGALVGSSGAFLSYIMCKAMNRSFISVIAGGFGIVASGGEDTDYGEHREISAEDTAELLKNARSVVITPGYGMAVAQAQYPVADLVRKLRERGVEVRFGIHPVAGRLPGHMNVLLAEAKVPYDIVLEMDEINDDLGDTSVVLVIGANDTVNPAAADDPTSPIAGMPVLHVWEAADVIVFKRSMAAGYAGVQNPLFFRDNTQMLFGDAKDKVEDILRAL; this is encoded by the coding sequence ATGAGTGCTGACACCGCCGCGCAAGCGGCCTACATCGTCGCTGCCCTGCTGTTCATCTTCAGCCTCGCGGGGCTGTCGAAGCACGAGACCGCCCGGGCGGGCATCACCTACGGCATCGCCGGCATGGCGGTCGCGCTCGTCGCCACCGTCGCCCTGGTGATCCGTGACGCCGAGGCGCTCGCGATCGTGCTGCTGCTCGGCGCGATGGCCGTCGGCGCGGTCATCGGCCTGGCGCGTGCGCGCAGTGTCGAGATGACCGGCATGCCCGAGCTGATCGCCCTGCTGCACAGCTTCGTCGGCCTCGCCGCCGTGATCGTCGGCTGGAACGGCTACCTCGAGGTCGAGGGGTCGCCCGACGGTCAGGGCAAGGTCCTGGACGAGCTGCTGCGCATCCACAGCGCCGAGGTGTTCATCGGCGTCTTCATCGGCGCGGTCACCTTCACCGGCTCGATCGTGGCGTTCCTCAAGCTCTCGGCGCGGATCAACTCCAGCCCGCTGGTGCTGCCGGGCAAGAACCTGCTGAACCTCGGTGCGCTCGCGGCGTTCGGCGCCCTCACCATCGCCTTCGTGATCGAGCCGCAGCTGTGGATGCTGATCGCCGTCACCGCCATCGCCCTGGCCCTCGGCTGGCACCTGGTCGCCTCGATCGGCGGCGGCGACATGCCGGTCGTGGTGTCGATGCTCAACAGCTACTCGGGCTGGGCCGCAGCCGCCGTCGGCTTCCTGCTGAACAACAACCTGCTGATCGTCACCGGCGCGCTCGTCGGCTCGTCGGGCGCGTTCCTCTCGTACATCATGTGCAAGGCGATGAACCGCTCGTTCATCTCGGTCATCGCCGGCGGGTTCGGCATCGTGGCCTCCGGTGGCGAGGACACCGACTACGGCGAGCACCGCGAGATCTCCGCCGAGGACACCGCCGAGCTGCTGAAGAACGCGCGGTCGGTCGTCATCACCCCCGGCTACGGCATGGCGGTGGCACAGGCGCAGTACCCGGTCGCGGACCTGGTCCGCAAGCTGCGCGAGCGCGGCGTGGAGGTGCGGTTCGGCATCCACCCGGTCGCCGGCCGGCTGCCGGGCCACATGAACGTGCTGCTGGCCGAGGCCAAGGTGCCGTACGACATCGTCCTGGAGATGGACGAGATCAACGACGATCTCGGCGACACCTCGGTGGTGCTCGTGATCGGTGCCAACGACACGGTCAACCCCGCCGCGGCCGACGACCCCACGAGCCCGATCGCGGGCATGCCGGTGCTGCACGTGTGGGAGGCCGCCGACGTGATCGTGTTCAAGCGGTCGATGGCCGCGGGCTACGCCGGGGTGCAGAACCCGCTGTTCTTCCGCGACAACACCCAGATGCTGTTCGGTGACGCCAAGGACAAGGTCGAGGACATCCTCCGCGCCCTCTGA
- a CDS encoding Re/Si-specific NAD(P)(+) transhydrogenase subunit alpha — protein sequence MSTATEILPPVAPGRVGVVAESTPGETRVAATPATVKQLITLGYEVAVESGAGEKASFTDEAYAAAGATVGTAGDAWGADLVLKVNAPSVPEIGFLRDGATVISLVAPAFNPDLLEQLATRPITVLAMDAVPRISRAQSMDVLSSMANIAGYRAVVEAAHVFGRFFTGQVTAAGKVPPATVLVAGAGVAGLAAIGAASSLGAIVRATDPRPEVADQVKSIGGEYLAVDVEVEKSTDGYAKATSEDYDRRAAELYSEQAAEVDIIITTALIPGRAAPRLITEADVASMKSGSVIVDMAAAQGGNVAGSKPGEVVVTDNGVTIIGYTDLAGRLPTQASQLYGTNLVNLLKLLTPGKDGQLVLDFDDVVQRAVTVVRDGEITWPPPPVEVSAAPAAAAPAEVAPKVEKAPLTDARKYAFVGVGAALLFGLTSIAPQQLIGNITVFVLAIVIGYYVIGKVHHALHTPLMSVTNAISGIIVVGALVQMTTDDTAVIILASIAVLVASINVFGGFAVTRRMLGMFSKG from the coding sequence ATGAGCACAGCCACCGAGATCCTCCCGCCCGTGGCGCCGGGACGGGTCGGCGTCGTCGCGGAGTCGACGCCCGGCGAGACCCGCGTGGCCGCCACCCCCGCCACCGTCAAGCAGCTGATCACCCTCGGGTACGAGGTCGCCGTGGAGTCCGGCGCCGGCGAGAAGGCCAGCTTCACCGACGAGGCCTACGCAGCCGCCGGTGCGACCGTCGGCACCGCCGGTGACGCCTGGGGCGCCGACCTGGTGCTGAAGGTCAACGCCCCGTCGGTCCCCGAGATCGGGTTCCTCCGCGATGGCGCCACCGTGATCAGTCTGGTGGCCCCGGCGTTCAACCCCGACCTGCTCGAACAGCTCGCCACCCGCCCCATCACGGTGCTGGCCATGGACGCCGTGCCGCGCATCTCGCGCGCTCAGTCGATGGACGTGCTGAGCTCGATGGCCAACATCGCCGGCTACCGCGCCGTCGTCGAGGCCGCCCACGTCTTCGGCCGGTTCTTCACCGGCCAGGTCACCGCCGCCGGCAAGGTCCCGCCCGCCACGGTGCTCGTGGCCGGCGCCGGTGTGGCCGGGTTGGCCGCCATCGGCGCGGCCAGCAGCCTGGGCGCGATCGTGCGGGCCACCGACCCGCGGCCGGAGGTCGCCGACCAGGTCAAGTCGATCGGCGGCGAGTACCTCGCCGTCGACGTCGAGGTCGAGAAGAGCACCGACGGCTACGCCAAGGCCACCAGCGAGGACTACGACCGCCGGGCCGCGGAGCTGTACTCCGAGCAGGCCGCCGAGGTCGACATCATCATCACGACCGCGCTGATCCCGGGTCGCGCCGCCCCTCGCCTGATCACCGAGGCCGACGTCGCCAGCATGAAGTCCGGCAGCGTCATCGTCGACATGGCCGCGGCCCAGGGCGGCAACGTCGCCGGCTCCAAGCCCGGCGAGGTCGTCGTGACCGACAACGGCGTCACGATCATCGGCTACACCGACCTGGCCGGCCGGCTGCCCACGCAGGCCTCGCAGCTGTACGGCACCAATTTGGTCAACCTGCTGAAGCTGCTGACGCCCGGCAAGGACGGCCAGCTGGTGCTGGACTTCGACGACGTGGTCCAGCGGGCCGTGACGGTGGTGCGCGACGGTGAGATCACCTGGCCGCCCCCGCCGGTGGAGGTGTCGGCGGCCCCTGCGGCCGCTGCGCCGGCCGAGGTCGCCCCGAAGGTCGAGAAGGCGCCGCTCACCGACGCCCGGAAGTACGCGTTCGTGGGGGTCGGTGCCGCCCTGCTGTTCGGTCTCACCTCGATCGCCCCGCAGCAGCTGATCGGCAACATCACGGTCTTCGTGCTCGCGATCGTCATCGGCTACTACGTCATCGGCAAGGTGCACCACGCCCTGCACACCCCGTTGATGAGTGTCACGAACGCCATCAGCGGCATCATCGTCGTCGGCGCGCTCGTGCAGATGACCACCGACGACACCGCCGTGATCATCCTCGCGTCCATCGCGGTGCTCGTCGCCAGCATCAACGTCTTCGGCGGATTCGCCGTGACCCGTCGCATGCTCGGCATGTTTTCGAAAGGCTGA
- a CDS encoding SdpI family protein, translating into MDPSATISLTAGLAMLAVLLQHLRCAVLDGHLGRNGAVGLRTRATRSSDRAWTAGHLAAAPRLRAAWISAAVGAAATVAAAGVQAAVGDRSPWALLPSGVAYAVVLGLVAAAGVTADRAARRIRDEE; encoded by the coding sequence ATGGACCCCTCCGCCACGATCAGCCTGACCGCCGGGCTGGCCATGCTCGCGGTGCTGCTGCAGCACCTCAGGTGTGCCGTTCTGGACGGGCACCTGGGTCGCAACGGTGCCGTCGGCCTGCGCACCCGGGCGACACGCTCGTCGGACCGAGCCTGGACGGCGGGCCACCTCGCGGCGGCGCCACGGCTGCGCGCCGCGTGGATCTCCGCCGCCGTGGGTGCTGCCGCCACCGTGGCCGCCGCCGGCGTCCAGGCGGCCGTGGGCGACCGGTCACCCTGGGCCCTGCTGCCGTCGGGGGTGGCCTACGCGGTCGTGCTCGGTCTGGTCGCGGCCGCCGGGGTCACCGCCGACCGCGCCGCCCGCCGGATCCGCGACGAGGAGTAG